In Kiritimatiellia bacterium, one genomic interval encodes:
- a CDS encoding ATPase, T2SS/T4P/T4SS family: MTSNDDYILEILRDVGLLKIEQIEEARAMAGEHHGSLLDVLIERGTLSKMEVLKTVAMQLGMDVVVLSERDVSQEVISQVPAAIARRYKIIPVSDSENALTVAISDPLNIEILDSLRYILKRNVEGVIASSEEIAAALDAYYGQEEKSVEEIMENGGQVDGDISVAEREGDENMPATEADSQIIKLVSLLILEAQRKRASDIHLEPMEKRFRVRYRIDGVLYEVQNPPKKLQPIILSRIKLMAGMKLSERRVPQDGRIQINAAGEDLDLRVSTVPASHGESIVMRILSKQSLLLGLSKLGLFADDQQVFEKVISMPDGIVLITGPTGSGKTTTLYACLNHLNRPDRKIITVEDPVEYQISGINQVHVREDIGLTFPAVLRSILRQAPNIIMVGEIRDFDTAEIAINASLTGHLVFSTLHTNDAPSAIARLLDIGIKPFLLASSLRCTMAQRLVRVICEKCKEQYTPTEAELKGLDPAEAAQFANVQLYRGKGCGACGQNGYYGRKGIYEIFLVNEEVQSLIYQQLPASELRIKARELGMRTLREDGLRKVLSGITTLEEIIGVTMGD; the protein is encoded by the coding sequence TTGACCTCAAACGATGATTATATTCTGGAGATCCTGAGGGACGTCGGGCTTCTCAAGATTGAACAAATTGAGGAAGCCCGCGCCATGGCCGGAGAACACCATGGAAGCCTGCTGGACGTGCTGATTGAAAGGGGCACGCTCTCCAAAATGGAGGTTTTGAAGACCGTGGCCATGCAGCTCGGGATGGACGTGGTGGTTCTATCGGAGCGCGACGTTTCGCAGGAGGTTATCAGCCAGGTGCCGGCGGCCATTGCGCGCCGCTACAAGATTATCCCTGTCTCGGATTCGGAAAATGCTTTGACGGTTGCAATCAGCGATCCGTTGAATATTGAAATCCTTGACAGCCTGCGTTACATTCTCAAGCGCAACGTGGAAGGCGTGATCGCCTCAAGCGAGGAAATCGCGGCCGCCCTTGACGCTTATTACGGGCAGGAAGAAAAATCGGTTGAGGAAATCATGGAAAACGGCGGACAGGTGGACGGCGACATTTCCGTTGCGGAGAGGGAAGGCGATGAAAACATGCCCGCCACCGAGGCCGATTCGCAGATTATCAAGCTGGTCAGCCTGCTCATTCTTGAAGCCCAGCGGAAAAGGGCGTCCGATATTCATCTGGAGCCGATGGAAAAGCGGTTCCGGGTTCGTTACCGGATAGACGGCGTGTTGTACGAGGTCCAGAATCCGCCCAAGAAACTGCAGCCGATCATTCTCAGCCGGATTAAGCTGATGGCGGGCATGAAACTTTCCGAAAGACGCGTTCCCCAAGACGGCCGAATCCAGATCAACGCGGCCGGCGAGGACCTTGATTTGCGCGTGTCCACCGTGCCCGCTTCCCACGGCGAAAGCATCGTTATGCGTATCCTTTCCAAGCAGAGCCTTCTGCTCGGACTTTCAAAACTCGGCTTGTTCGCCGACGACCAGCAGGTGTTTGAAAAAGTGATTTCCATGCCCGACGGCATCGTGCTGATTACCGGGCCGACCGGTTCCGGCAAAACGACCACTCTCTATGCCTGCCTGAATCATCTTAACCGGCCGGACCGCAAGATCATCACGGTGGAAGACCCGGTTGAATACCAGATTTCAGGCATCAATCAGGTCCACGTGCGCGAGGATATCGGCTTGACCTTTCCGGCCGTTCTGCGCTCTATTCTCCGCCAGGCGCCGAATATTATCATGGTGGGTGAAATCCGCGATTTTGACACGGCGGAAATCGCCATCAACGCGTCGTTGACCGGCCACCTCGTGTTCAGCACCCTCCATACCAACGACGCGCCGAGCGCGATCGCGCGCTTGCTTGATATAGGAATAAAACCCTTTCTGCTGGCCTCGTCTCTGCGGTGCACCATGGCCCAGCGCCTTGTGCGGGTGATCTGCGAAAAATGCAAGGAGCAATACACGCCCACCGAAGCGGAATTGAAGGGCCTGGACCCGGCGGAAGCGGCGCAGTTCGCCAATGTCCAGCTCTACCGTGGGAAAGGCTGCGGCGCCTGCGGCCAGAACGGTTACTACGGCCGCAAGGGAATTTATGAGATATTCCTCGTCAACGAAGAGGTGCAGTCGCTCATTTACCAGCAGCTGCCGGCTTCCGAGTTGCGGATCAAGGCGCGCGAACTGGGCATGCGCACGC